One genomic segment of Peribacillus sp. FSL H8-0477 includes these proteins:
- a CDS encoding glycoside hydrolase family 1 protein has protein sequence MISINTPIEKVHYHFPEEFWWGSSASATQTEGASDVDGKGKNIWDHWYELQPNRFINGIGPEDTSQFYYKYKDDIRLMKEIGHNSFRLSISWSRLFPEGRGERNEKAVEFYNNVINEMLAHDIEPFVNLYHFDMPLALQKIGGWESRETIEAYEAYAETCFRLFGDRVKKWFTHNEPIVPVEGGYLYDFHYPNIVDFKKAVQVAYHTILSSAKAIRIYKSMNLGGKIGIILNLTPSYPRSQHPADLKASILADAFFNRSFLDPSVKGEFPFELVDILMEEGFMPKIAEDDLQTIKENTIDLLGVNYYQPRRVKAKDNVPNPDGPFMPERYFDNYIMAGRRMNVHRGWEVYEKGIYDILTNLRENYGNIECFISENGMGVEGEEKFQDEKGMIQDDYRIEFISGHLKWVHKALEEGSNVKGYHMWTFMDSWSWNNAYKNRYGFVSVDINKDTERTVKKSGYWFKNVAENNGF, from the coding sequence ATGATCAGCATAAATACACCCATTGAAAAGGTACACTATCATTTTCCTGAAGAATTCTGGTGGGGATCATCTGCATCAGCAACCCAGACGGAAGGGGCTTCTGATGTCGACGGCAAGGGAAAAAATATTTGGGATCATTGGTATGAACTACAGCCAAACCGTTTCATTAATGGAATAGGTCCAGAAGATACCTCGCAATTTTACTACAAATATAAAGATGACATTCGGCTGATGAAAGAAATCGGACATAATTCCTTCCGTTTATCGATTTCCTGGTCGAGGCTTTTTCCAGAAGGTCGCGGGGAACGGAATGAGAAGGCTGTGGAATTCTATAATAATGTGATTAATGAGATGCTTGCTCATGACATTGAGCCCTTCGTAAACCTATATCACTTTGATATGCCGCTTGCCCTCCAGAAAATTGGTGGCTGGGAAAGTCGGGAAACAATTGAAGCATATGAGGCCTATGCAGAGACCTGCTTCCGTTTATTCGGTGACAGGGTGAAAAAGTGGTTTACTCACAATGAACCGATTGTTCCTGTTGAAGGAGGATACTTGTACGATTTCCATTATCCGAATATCGTAGATTTTAAGAAAGCCGTTCAGGTGGCTTATCATACTATTCTTTCCAGTGCAAAGGCAATCCGTATTTATAAATCAATGAATCTGGGCGGAAAGATTGGGATCATTCTAAATTTGACTCCCTCCTATCCGAGAAGCCAGCATCCTGCTGATCTAAAAGCGTCAATACTTGCGGATGCATTTTTCAATCGGTCCTTCCTAGATCCTTCCGTGAAGGGAGAATTTCCGTTTGAGCTTGTGGATATTCTAATGGAGGAAGGCTTCATGCCTAAAATAGCAGAGGATGACTTGCAAACAATTAAGGAAAATACCATTGATCTTCTAGGAGTAAACTACTATCAGCCGAGGCGGGTAAAGGCAAAAGATAATGTGCCGAATCCAGATGGCCCATTCATGCCGGAACGATATTTTGATAACTATATTATGGCCGGTCGTAGAATGAATGTGCATAGAGGATGGGAAGTTTATGAAAAAGGCATTTATGATATTCTGACCAACTTAAGAGAGAATTATGGTAATATTGAATGCTTCATTTCTGAGAATGGCATGGGTGTTGAAGGTGAAGAAAAATTCCAAGATGAAAAAGGGATGATTCAGGACGATTACCGAATAGAATTCATTTCTGGGCATCTTAAATGGGTTCATAAAGCGTTGGAAGAGGGCTCTAATGTGAAGGGTTACCATATGTGGACCTTCATGGATAGCTGGTCCTGGAACAATGCCTATAAAAACCGCTATGGGTTTGTATCAGTCGACATTAATAAAGATACTGAAAGAACAGTGAAAAAAAGCGGATATTGGTTTAAGAATGTAGCTGAAAATAACGGTTTCTAA
- a CDS encoding glycoside hydrolase family 3 N-terminal domain-containing protein, with product MENSVRSVKEPDSVSKQVESLLSKMSLKEKVGQVNQKMYGWEAFRRTKTGYELTEKFIEQVQFGDGIGVIYGLFRSDPWSGIHYDNGIIESESAEVANMIQKYIKENTRLGIPVLLSEECSHGHQGLDSMITPVNLGIGATWNPDLHEKLMAAVADEVRAKGAHLALVSTLDILRDPRWGRSEECFSEDPYLASQLTKAVVKGMQGEKGEYIPEGKLFAVLKHFAAQGNGTGGHNAAPASIGERELREIHLPPMVTAIQSGALACMAAYNEIDGIPCHANGYLLNQILREEFGFKGAVMADGCALDLLVNLTQSREKAAALALENGVDISLWDNVFTTLEKAIEDGFVREEKLDAAVKRVLTLKFKMGLFENPYVKNKRSITKGEREKINLDSARQSIILLKNNGILPLKSNFKKIAVIGPNANSIYNQLGDYTPFQKEENVITVFNGIREFAGETEVVYEKGCGIRSKDTDGIEKAISLAESSDVAIVVLGGSSTRDFEAQFDLNGAVVNTTGEEEMDCGENVDLANLELGGHQLQLLQKIMKTGTPTITILIQGRPHAIPWIAANAPAILCAWYPGQMGGQAIAEILFGHVNPSGRLPVSIPKSSMQLPVFYNHKSGDYKKDYFDMEGNCLFPFGFGLTYTTFTYENLRCSVQSISADNLLNGQMFSITIDVTNCGDTDGYDVIQLYINSKESSITRRVRELKGFKKVWIAAGKTKAVTLKLGKEELEIFGNQHQYRLEPGRFDVEIGYPLEFLIASLRIC from the coding sequence ATGGAAAATTCAGTTAGGTCAGTAAAAGAACCAGATAGCGTATCAAAACAAGTAGAATCTTTACTCTCAAAAATGAGTCTAAAGGAAAAGGTAGGTCAGGTGAACCAGAAAATGTATGGGTGGGAAGCCTTTAGAAGGACAAAAACAGGATATGAATTAACGGAGAAATTTATAGAACAAGTACAATTTGGTGATGGAATAGGAGTTATTTACGGACTGTTTCGTTCCGATCCATGGTCAGGAATCCATTATGATAATGGAATCATCGAAAGTGAAAGTGCTGAAGTAGCCAATATGATACAGAAATATATAAAAGAAAACACTAGGCTAGGTATTCCAGTTCTGCTATCAGAGGAGTGCTCTCATGGACATCAAGGGCTCGACAGCATGATTACTCCCGTTAATTTAGGCATAGGGGCTACGTGGAACCCGGATTTACATGAAAAGTTGATGGCAGCTGTTGCCGATGAAGTACGAGCAAAAGGTGCTCATTTGGCACTAGTATCGACACTAGATATCCTGCGGGATCCAAGATGGGGGCGTTCAGAGGAATGCTTTAGTGAAGATCCCTACCTAGCTTCCCAGTTAACCAAAGCGGTGGTAAAAGGGATGCAGGGAGAGAAAGGTGAGTATATTCCTGAGGGGAAACTTTTCGCAGTTCTAAAACACTTTGCAGCTCAAGGCAATGGAACAGGCGGCCATAATGCTGCCCCAGCTTCAATAGGTGAAAGAGAATTAAGAGAGATCCATCTACCACCCATGGTGACGGCCATTCAGTCTGGTGCACTTGCATGTATGGCCGCATATAATGAAATTGACGGAATACCTTGTCATGCAAATGGCTATCTGCTCAATCAAATTCTACGCGAGGAATTTGGATTTAAGGGTGCTGTTATGGCAGATGGATGCGCTCTTGACCTTTTGGTCAACTTAACGCAATCCAGGGAAAAGGCGGCAGCACTAGCTCTTGAAAATGGAGTGGATATAAGTCTTTGGGATAATGTATTTACCACCTTGGAAAAGGCGATTGAAGATGGTTTTGTTAGGGAAGAAAAGTTGGATGCAGCAGTAAAAAGAGTGCTAACTCTGAAATTTAAAATGGGACTATTTGAAAATCCGTATGTTAAAAACAAAAGGTCTATAACTAAAGGAGAAAGAGAAAAAATCAATTTAGATTCAGCAAGGCAATCGATTATTTTATTAAAAAACAATGGAATTCTCCCATTAAAAAGCAACTTTAAAAAAATAGCGGTTATCGGTCCCAATGCCAATTCAATCTATAATCAGTTGGGTGATTACACTCCATTCCAGAAAGAAGAAAATGTTATTACAGTGTTTAATGGAATTCGAGAGTTTGCAGGGGAGACAGAGGTTGTTTATGAAAAAGGATGTGGGATTCGTTCAAAAGATACGGATGGAATTGAAAAGGCCATTAGCCTTGCTGAGAGCTCGGATGTCGCTATTGTGGTATTAGGCGGCTCTAGTACAAGGGATTTTGAAGCACAGTTTGATTTAAATGGAGCGGTCGTCAATACAACTGGGGAAGAGGAAATGGACTGCGGTGAAAATGTAGACCTAGCGAACTTAGAGCTGGGCGGTCATCAGTTGCAATTGTTACAGAAAATTATGAAGACCGGTACTCCAACCATTACGATTTTAATACAGGGACGTCCTCACGCGATCCCATGGATTGCAGCCAATGCCCCAGCAATATTATGTGCATGGTATCCAGGGCAAATGGGTGGACAGGCCATTGCAGAAATATTGTTTGGACATGTTAATCCCAGCGGTAGATTACCTGTTTCCATCCCAAAATCTTCTATGCAGCTTCCTGTATTTTATAATCACAAATCCGGTGATTACAAGAAAGACTATTTTGATATGGAAGGAAACTGTTTATTCCCTTTTGGATTTGGGCTTACTTATACGACATTTACTTATGAAAATCTTCGCTGCTCCGTTCAATCAATTTCAGCAGATAATCTCTTAAATGGACAAATGTTTAGCATTACAATAGATGTTACCAATTGTGGTGACACGGATGGCTATGATGTTATTCAGCTTTATATTAATAGTAAAGAATCTAGCATAACGAGAAGAGTGCGGGAGTTAAAAGGATTTAAGAAGGTATGGATAGCAGCTGGAAAAACAAAGGCAGTGACGCTTAAACTTGGAAAAGAAGAGTTGGAGATATTTGGGAACCAACATCAATATAGGTTAGAACCAGGAAGGTTTGATGTGGAAATTGGCTACCCTCTTGAGTTCTTAATAGCTTCGCTAAGGATTTGTTGA
- the pflA gene encoding pyruvate formate-lyase-activating protein — MIGNIHSVETCGTVDGPGIRYIIFTQGCLLRCQYCHNPDTWSIGSGKDITVEEVIKDLKEYLPFIRASNGGITVSGGEPLLHLPFVTELFKECRKLGIHTALDSSGGCFSETPFFIRGLDELLKYTDLVLLDIKHINDQKHRKLTGKPNAHILRFAHYLDEKNIPVWIRHVLVPGITDSKEDLTNLGQFIRTLSNVEKVEILPYHKLGVYKWNVLGLTYPLEDIQPPSEEAVQSAYQLLNVKN; from the coding sequence ATGATTGGAAATATACATTCTGTTGAAACATGCGGCACCGTGGATGGTCCCGGTATCCGGTACATTATTTTTACACAGGGCTGTTTACTCCGCTGTCAGTATTGTCATAATCCTGATACTTGGAGCATCGGTTCTGGAAAAGATATTACCGTAGAAGAAGTTATTAAGGACTTAAAAGAATACCTTCCGTTTATCCGTGCTTCAAACGGTGGTATTACGGTAAGCGGCGGCGAACCACTGCTGCATTTACCCTTTGTTACAGAATTATTTAAAGAATGCAGGAAATTAGGTATCCATACGGCACTTGATTCTTCAGGCGGATGTTTTTCAGAAACACCGTTCTTTATCAGAGGACTTGATGAATTGCTAAAATACACCGATCTCGTTCTTCTGGATATCAAACATATTAATGATCAGAAGCACCGTAAGCTGACAGGTAAACCGAATGCACATATCCTTCGGTTTGCTCACTACCTGGATGAGAAGAACATTCCTGTTTGGATCCGCCATGTTCTAGTTCCTGGCATTACCGATTCCAAAGAGGATTTGACCAATCTTGGACAGTTTATCCGTACGCTAAGCAATGTAGAAAAGGTTGAGATTCTTCCTTATCATAAACTTGGCGTATACAAGTGGAATGTCTTAGGACTTACCTATCCGCTTGAGGATATACAGCCCCCTTCAGAAGAGGCTGTACAAAGCGCTTATCAACTGTTGAACGTTAAGAACTAA
- a CDS encoding M20/M25/M40 family metallo-hydrolase: MLQRPHWNNREDLESIVKRLVKVPSISGTLGEKRMAEELVEILGEIPYFQNHPNKIFTEDIPNDEFERVNVAALLEGKEKSNRKTVVLLSHYDVVGTADYGNLQPLAFDAEQLTEFLQASKLPEEASKDLQTGDWLFGRGVMDMKAGLAIELGLLSELSQDECFSGNILLLSVADEERNSAGMLAGVELLMKLKKKYDLEYSLCLCTEPSFESFPGDESKYIYLGSAGKMLPLMFCVGKETHVGEPFAGVNAAWMAAAFTSNMELAEVFLERESDFSCPLPICLKIEDLKEQYNVQTPTHAYALYNIFTIKQTPEDVITKMKKLAEQTASELMERMEKACISSGFLEYKQRINEAIPKVFTYSMLYDLGKQRFGESFEQELLTIIMNKDVNDYRELTISLAKKISDYFPDLAPFYLIMLSPPYYPNVSLKEDVNIKQLANDIQKKAEGTGVEMKLQKYFMGLSDVSYCRLQDSENVIPTLAKELPLYGTRYHLPLETIAALDIPSLNIGPYGKDAHKRTERLELPFSLEVLPNLLNYAIKKVLI; encoded by the coding sequence ATGCTGCAAAGACCTCATTGGAATAATCGTGAAGATTTAGAAAGCATCGTTAAAAGACTAGTCAAAGTCCCAAGTATTTCGGGTACTTTAGGCGAAAAGCGTATGGCTGAAGAATTGGTCGAAATATTAGGGGAGATTCCATACTTTCAAAACCATCCAAACAAAATTTTTACAGAAGATATACCTAATGATGAGTTTGAACGAGTCAACGTTGCGGCTCTATTAGAAGGAAAAGAAAAGAGTAACCGCAAAACAGTAGTGTTATTAAGTCATTATGATGTAGTGGGAACAGCAGATTATGGGAATTTACAACCATTAGCTTTCGATGCTGAACAGTTAACGGAATTCTTACAGGCATCTAAACTTCCTGAGGAAGCAAGTAAGGATCTACAAACAGGTGACTGGTTATTTGGAAGGGGAGTTATGGATATGAAAGCCGGTCTCGCGATTGAATTAGGCTTATTATCAGAGCTGAGTCAAGATGAGTGCTTTTCTGGAAACATCCTGCTCCTCTCCGTTGCAGATGAGGAACGAAACTCGGCGGGAATGCTTGCAGGTGTCGAATTATTAATGAAGTTAAAAAAGAAGTATGACCTCGAATATTCTTTATGTCTATGTACAGAACCATCCTTCGAGAGTTTTCCAGGTGATGAGTCGAAATACATTTATCTTGGTTCAGCGGGGAAAATGCTGCCACTTATGTTTTGCGTAGGAAAGGAAACGCATGTCGGGGAGCCGTTTGCAGGTGTGAATGCTGCATGGATGGCGGCCGCATTTACTTCAAATATGGAGCTGGCAGAGGTTTTTCTTGAAAGGGAAAGTGATTTTTCATGTCCTTTGCCCATCTGTCTTAAGATTGAAGATCTTAAGGAGCAATATAATGTACAGACACCGACACATGCATATGCACTCTATAATATTTTTACCATTAAACAAACTCCTGAAGATGTGATAACCAAAATGAAAAAGCTGGCAGAGCAGACAGCTTCTGAATTAATGGAACGAATGGAAAAAGCTTGTATATCAAGTGGTTTCTTAGAATACAAACAACGTATTAATGAAGCCATTCCGAAAGTTTTTACTTATTCGATGTTATATGATCTGGGGAAACAACGGTTTGGGGAGTCATTTGAACAGGAACTGTTAACAATCATCATGAATAAAGATGTGAATGATTACCGAGAATTGACGATTTCTCTTGCGAAAAAGATAAGTGATTACTTCCCGGATCTGGCACCATTTTATTTAATTATGCTTTCGCCACCCTATTATCCGAATGTCTCATTGAAAGAAGATGTGAATATTAAACAGTTAGCAAATGATATTCAAAAAAAGGCTGAAGGTACTGGAGTCGAGATGAAACTTCAGAAATATTTCATGGGTCTATCTGATGTAAGTTATTGCCGTCTACAGGATTCAGAAAACGTAATTCCGACGTTAGCAAAAGAGCTGCCTTTGTATGGAACAAGATATCATTTACCTTTAGAAACCATTGCAGCATTGGATATTCCAAGTTTGAATATTGGACCCTATGGTAAAGATGCTCATAAACGAACGGAACGTCTAGAATTGCCATTTTCCTTGGAAGTCCTGCCAAATCTACTTAACTATGCTATTAAGAAGGTATTAATCTAG